The Oreochromis niloticus isolate F11D_XX linkage group LG2, O_niloticus_UMD_NMBU, whole genome shotgun sequence genome includes a region encoding these proteins:
- the LOC109204746 gene encoding toll-like receptor 1, which yields MRVTAAVLWTAAVLVGLQKSASSPDNFVDRSSQNLSSVPTDLPQTTEFLDLSRNYIHQLHNGDFEKTTHLRFLNVSWNGLEEIDPQTFLDTPLLEHLDLSHNNLKNLSGQQYLLHTVNLLMLNLAFNRFLTMTLGSEFSSLVKLERLTVGAKNISVGDFKNIAKVKLRTLTLLLEDGLYYEAGSLEDVHAQRLQIAFGHNQKIDRNLTADALSLLVEVEMMNMKDGYKDLSKQLRETVKIHTTSFYLTNITIKWQDLTEYVNVALNTTLKHVGVSEIYVKNPPHYTTEVIKTSQVISFTARQAVVTSFQFSQEALYNFFISMPVERVAITDAPIIHMTCPKSQSPIRQLDFSFGALSDSIFSSVVGKKVVECQNLRNLKNLTLVGNSLKKLETLSKRFQYMSSLQHLDLSVNSIRYDQSLECIWPASITNINLSSNSLTDSVFQCLPNGTQILDLQNNQISVVPQSILKLRNLSTLNLNANRLRDLPLCDTFPSLHKLLLRSNSLHAPSVNILESCPELRTLDVSFNPFTCTCTLRSFIKLAINSEKNNSQSGIELLNWPQGYYCTYPEDVRNSTLRDISIPEVSCNIGLLVVAILVPAGTLIMFVVILCHCLDVPWYMGMIWQWTRAKHRVRMRQARPEDLVGLEFHAFVSYSQHDVDWVRNSLLPNLEGPAGGLRICHHEQHFVPGKTIIENIISCVEKCRRSVFVLSAHFVKSEWCHYELYFAAHQRLTLGSDSIVLVLLEPLPQYLIPSKYYQLKSMMNRHTYLEWPQDRAKQRLFWANLRAALQTDLPNAPVTQVQEHLAEERREDGHRLKG from the coding sequence ATGAGGGTCACAGCAGCTGTACTCTGGACAGCAGCCGTGTTGGTGGGACTTCAGAAGAGCGCTTCATCACCTGACAACTTTGTAGACCGATCATCCCAAAACCTCTCTTCTGTCCCAACTGACCTGCCACAGACGACTGAGTTTTTAGACCTCTCTCGCAActacatacatcagcttcacaATGGAGACTTTGAAAAGACCACTCACCTTAGGTTCCTGAATGTGTCATGGAACGGTTTAGAGGAGATCGATCCACAGACTTTTCTTGACACGCCTCTCCTGGAACATCTGGACTTGTCGCACAACAATCTCAAGAACCTCTCAGGTCAACAATACCTGCTACACACCGTGAACCTCCTGATGCTAAACTTGGCCTTTAACAGATTTCTTACCATGACATTGGGGAGTGAGTTCAGCTCTCTTGTAAAACTGGAGAGATTAACAGTTGGAGCAAAAAACATCAGTGTGGGTGACTTCAAGAACATTGCTAAGGTGAAACTACGCACATTGACGTTATTACTAGAGGATGGACTTTATTATGAAGCAGGCAGCCTGGAGGATGTTCACGCTCAAAGGCTGCAGATAGCCTTTGGACATAATCAGAAAATTGACCGTAATCTGACTGCTGATGCTCTGTCCCTGCTTGTTGAAGTGGAGATGATGAATATGAAAGATGGCTACAAAGACCTAAGTAAGCAGCTAAGAGAGACAGTGAAAATCCACACGACAAGTTTTTATCTCACCAACATAACAATTAAATGGCAGGACTTAACTGAATATGTAAATGTGGCTCTAAATACAACTTTGAAACATGTTGGTGTTTCTGAAATTTATGTAAAGAATCCTCCTCACTACACAACTGAAGTGATCAAAACATCACAGGTGATTTCTTTCACAGCCAGACAGGCAGTGGTAACAAGTTTCCAATTCTCACAGGAGGCTTTATACAACTTTTTCATCAGCATGCCAGTGGAGAGAGTTGCGATTACTGACGCACCAATAATACACATGACCTGTCCCAAGTCACAGAGTCCAATACGCCAGCTGGATTTTTCCTTTGGTGCTCTGTCTGATTCCATCTTCTCAAGTGTGGTGGGTAAAAAAGTAGTTGAATGTCAGAACCTGCGTAACCTGAAGAACTTGACTCTGGTAGGCAACAGTCTTAAAAAACTTGAGACACTGAGCAAACGTTTTCAATATATGTCATCCCTGCAACATCTGGACCTCAGCGTCAACTCCATAAGATATGACCAGTCATTAGAGTGCATCTGGCCAGCAAGCATCACCAATATAAATCTGTCTTCTAATAGTTTGACTGACTCGGTTTTTCAATGTCTACCAAATGGGACACAGATACTGGACCTCCAGAACAACCAGATTTCTGTGGTTCCGCAATCCATCCTCAAACTGAGGAACCTTTCAACTCTGAATCTAAATGCTAACCGGCTGCGGGACCTGCCGCTGTGTGACACTTTCCCCTCACTCCACAAGCTTCTGCTCAGGTCAAATTCTCTCCATGCCCCATCTGTGAACATATTGGAAAGCTGTCCCGAACTGCGTACCCTAGATGTCAGTTTTAACCCCTTCACCTGTACCTGCACTCTCAGAAGTTTCATAAAGCTCGCTATCAATTCTGAAAAGaacaacagccaatcaggaaTTGAGCTGCTGAATTGGCCACAGGGCTATTACTGCACATACCCCGAGGACGTTAGAAACTCAACTTTAAGAGACATCTCGATCCCAGAGGTTTCCTGCAACATTGGCCTTCTAGTGGTCGCAATTTTGGTCCCAGCAGGGACACTGATTATGTTCGTTGTGATTCTGTGTCACTGTTTGGATGTTCCCTGGTACATGGGCATGATCTGGCAGTGGACAAGAGCCAAACATCGTGTAAGAATGCGACAAGCTCGGCCCGAAGATCTGGTGGGCCTGGAGTTTCACGCATTTGTGTCTTACAGCCAGCACGATGTTGACTGGGTGCGCAATTCCCTTCTTCCCAACCTCGAAGGCCCCGCAGGAGGGCTTAGAATCTGTCATCACGAGCAACATTTTGTGCCGGGAAAGACGATCATTGAGAACATCATCAGCTGTGTGGAGAAATGCAGGCGCTCTGTGTTTGTCCTCTCTGCTCACTTCGTCAAGAGCGAGTGGTGTCATTACGAACTCTACTTCGCCGCCCACCAACGTCTCACTCTGGGCTCAGACAGCATTGTGCTGGTACTGCTTGAGCCTCTGCCTCAATACCTAATCCCATCCAAGTACTACCAGCTGAAGTCCATGATGAACCGCCACACATATCTGGAGTGGCCTCAAGACAGGGCAAAACAAAGGTTATTCTGGGCTAACCTCAGAGCTGCCCTACAGACTGACCTGCCAAATGCTCCAGTCACACAAGTACAGGAGCATTTGGCAGAGGAAAGACGTGAAGACGGACACAGATTAAAGGGGTAA
- the ints10 gene encoding integrator complex subunit 10 isoform X2, whose translation MSAQKDCEFLVKRARELVSDDPCAAKAWLITARTLYPADFNIQYEMYIIERNAEKTASAGRLLYDMFINFPDQPIVWREISVITAALRSDSQDKQAQFLRGLFETLPGRVQCEMLLKATEQCFNTLEKAEMLLLLLKRFPESVVQHGVNLGETLLEAEASENLETPVNCFRKLFVCDVLPLVINNMDMRLPASLMQKYMLKAAEFYIGYVTRGPSPDGQIQGSQEGGALKSPSVSRASQRYVIDGLTEKSSLVAEPWERLLDILAVVGARCEWQGDKGQRSYMDMLQRVKELCRYLPGLEGETRARCCSQVVICAALVLFRSAFFYVSAVQPALFQGISGLSSGPWILVEDLSSVYSDVEVERGALKHAHKKRKLADGREKTMSSDDEEGLGKGRGRHIVVNKNDMPNWSETLESFRTARESWDLLHSHDGLEAEFKKICAAWKTDSWLWFRIFLTDMIIYQGQYRKALSSLHQMAAVQQPQPGPQSPSGQASLEHHRALIQQASCHYALGEYRMACEKLLEVVSGLVPPNQEPPKTPEDQVRVKPKTRKGNDLRLLPCTSKSVLPFCLQLMLACFKLRAFTDSRDDLSLGHVVVLLQYDWPQGEMLFLKAVDKICQQGSFQYENFFNYVTNIDMLEEFAYLRTPEGGRIQLELLPNQGMLIKHHTVTRGITKGVKEDFRLAMERQVSRCGENLLAVLHRFCINEKIIIIQSLP comes from the exons ATGTCAGCCCAAAAGGACTGTGAGTTTTTGGTGAAAAGAGCCCGGGAGCTGGTCTCTGATGATCCCTGTGCTGCCAAAGCCTGGCTCATCACTGCCAGGACCCTTTACCCTGCAGACTTCAACATACAG TATGAAATGTACATCATTGAACGCAATGCAGAAAAGACAGCTTCAGCCGGGCGGCTGCTGTACGACAT GTTCATAAACTTTCCAGATCAGCCCATTGTTTGGCGTGAGATCAGTGTTATTACAGCTGCCCTGCGGAGTGACTCTCAGGATAAGCAGGCACAGTTTCTGAGAG gacTGTTTGAGACGCTGCCTGGTCGAGTGCAGTGTGAGATGCTGCTGAAAGCCACGGAGCAGTGTTTCAACACTTTGGAGAAGGCAGAGATGCTGCTGTTACTGCTGAAGCGCTTTCCAGAGTCTGTGGTTCAACATGGG GTCAATTTAGGAGAGACATTGCTGGAAGCAGAGGCATCAGAGAATTTGGAGACTCCTGTCAACTGCTTCAGGAAGCTTTTTG TGTGTGATGTGCTTCCTTTGGTTATAAACAACATGGATATGCGCCTGCCTGCCAGCCTAATGCAGAAATACATGTTGAAAGCAGCAGAATTCTACATTGGTTATGTTACCCGTGGGCCCTCGCCTGATGGACAGATACAAG gCTCTCAAGAAGGTGGGGCTCTGAAGTCACCAAGTGTGTCACGTGCTTCCCAGCGTTACGTGATTGATGGCCTGACAGAAAAATCGTCGCTGGTGGCAGAACCTTGGGAGAGACTGCTGGATATCCTTGCTGTGGTTGGGGCACGATGTGAGTGGCAGGGAGACAAGGGACAGAG GAGTTATATGGACATGCTGCAGAGGGTGAAGGAGCTGTGTCGCTACCTGCCTGGTCTAGAAGGAGAGACGAGGGCCCGGTGCTGCAGTCAGGTGGTCATCTGTGCTGCGCTTGTCCTCTTCCGTAGTGCCTTCTTCTACGTCTCAGCTGTACAGCCTGCACTGTTCCAGG gaATCAGTGGGTTGAGTTCAGGGCCGTGGATCCTTGTAGAGGATTTGAGCTCAGTGTACAGTGATGTGGAGGTGGAGCGAGGAGCACTGAAACATGCGCATAAGAAACGCAAACTAGCAGATGGAAGAGAGAAGACTATG AGCTCAGATGATGAGGAAGGTTTGGGAAAAGGCCGTGGTCGACACATTGTAGTAAACAAGAATGACATGCCCAACTGGTCAGAGACTTTGGAGAGCTTTCGCACAGCGAGAGAAAGCTGGGACCTTCTTCACTCCCATGATGGTTTGGAAGCTG AGTTCAAGAAGATCTGCGCCGCGTGGAAGACGGACAGCTGGCTGTGGTTCCGAATATTCCTCACCGACATGATTATATACCAG GGACAGTACCGTAAGGCCCTCTCTAGCCTGCACCAGATGGCTGCAGTGCAGCAGCCTCAGCCTGGGCCACAGAGTCCCTCAGGTCAGGCCAGTCTGGAGCACCACAGGGCCCTCATACAGCAGGCATCCTGCCACTACGCCCTGGGAGAGTACAGg ATGGCCTGTGAGAAGCTGCTTGAAGTTGTCAGTGGCCTAGTACCCCCAAACCAGGAGCCACCAAAGACCCCAGAGGATCAGGTTAGAGTCAAGCCCAAAACGAGGAAAG GTAATGACTTGAGATTACTTCCGTGCACCAGCAAATCTGTGCTGCCGTTCTGTCTCCAGCTGATGCTTGCCTGCTTTAAG CTCCGTGCCTTCACCGACAGTCGTGACGACCTGTCCCTTGGTCATGTGGTGGTGCTCCTGCAGTACGACTGGCCACAGGGCGAGATGCTGTTTTTAAAGGCAGTGGACAAAATCTGCCAACAAGGCAGTTTCCAGTATGAGAATTTCTTCAACTATGTCACCA ACATTGACATGCTGGAAGAGTTTGCATACCTGCGTACTCCAGAAGGAGGCAGAATTCAGCTGGAGCTGCTGCCCAATCAGGGAATGCTGATCAA ACACCACACAGTGACTCGAGGAATCACCAAAGGAGTGAAGGAGGATTTCCGTCTGGCCATGGAGAGGCAGGTGTCGCGTTGTGGGGAAAACCTGCTCGCTGTGCTTCACCGTTTCTGCATTAACGAAAAAATAATCATCATCCAGTCGCTCCCCTGA
- the ints10 gene encoding integrator complex subunit 10 isoform X1 produces the protein MSAQKDCEFLVKRARELVSDDPCAAKAWLITARTLYPADFNIQYEMYIIERNAEKTASAGRLLYDMFINFPDQPIVWREISVITAALRSDSQDKQAQFLRGLFETLPGRVQCEMLLKATEQCFNTLEKAEMLLLLLKRFPESVVQHGVNLGETLLEAEASENLETPVNCFRKLFVCDVLPLVINNMDMRLPASLMQKYMLKAAEFYIGYVTRGPSPDGQIQGSQEGGALKSPSVSRASQRYVIDGLTEKSSLVAEPWERLLDILAVVGARCEWQGDKGQRSYMDMLQRVKELCRYLPGLEGETRARCCSQVVICAALVLFRSAFFYVSAVQPALFQGISGLSSGPWILVEDLSSVYSDVEVERGALKHAHKKRKLADGREKTMSSDDEEGLGKGRGRHIVVNKNDMPNWSETLESFRTARESWDLLHSHDGLEAEFKKICAAWKTDSWLWFRIFLTDMIIYQGQYRKALSSLHQMAAVQQPQPGPQSPSGQASLEHHRALIQQASCHYALGEYRMACEKLLEVVSGLVPPNQEPPKTPEDQVRVKPKTRKGNDLRLLPCTSKSVLPFCLQLMLACFKLRAFTDSRDDLSLGHVVVLLQYDWPQGEMLFLKAVDKICQQGSFQYENFFNYVTNIDMLEEFAYLRTPEGGRIQLELLPNQGMLIKNPSPALGVELNTLLLQGVQTMDRHHTVTRGITKGVKEDFRLAMERQVSRCGENLLAVLHRFCINEKIIIIQSLP, from the exons ATGTCAGCCCAAAAGGACTGTGAGTTTTTGGTGAAAAGAGCCCGGGAGCTGGTCTCTGATGATCCCTGTGCTGCCAAAGCCTGGCTCATCACTGCCAGGACCCTTTACCCTGCAGACTTCAACATACAG TATGAAATGTACATCATTGAACGCAATGCAGAAAAGACAGCTTCAGCCGGGCGGCTGCTGTACGACAT GTTCATAAACTTTCCAGATCAGCCCATTGTTTGGCGTGAGATCAGTGTTATTACAGCTGCCCTGCGGAGTGACTCTCAGGATAAGCAGGCACAGTTTCTGAGAG gacTGTTTGAGACGCTGCCTGGTCGAGTGCAGTGTGAGATGCTGCTGAAAGCCACGGAGCAGTGTTTCAACACTTTGGAGAAGGCAGAGATGCTGCTGTTACTGCTGAAGCGCTTTCCAGAGTCTGTGGTTCAACATGGG GTCAATTTAGGAGAGACATTGCTGGAAGCAGAGGCATCAGAGAATTTGGAGACTCCTGTCAACTGCTTCAGGAAGCTTTTTG TGTGTGATGTGCTTCCTTTGGTTATAAACAACATGGATATGCGCCTGCCTGCCAGCCTAATGCAGAAATACATGTTGAAAGCAGCAGAATTCTACATTGGTTATGTTACCCGTGGGCCCTCGCCTGATGGACAGATACAAG gCTCTCAAGAAGGTGGGGCTCTGAAGTCACCAAGTGTGTCACGTGCTTCCCAGCGTTACGTGATTGATGGCCTGACAGAAAAATCGTCGCTGGTGGCAGAACCTTGGGAGAGACTGCTGGATATCCTTGCTGTGGTTGGGGCACGATGTGAGTGGCAGGGAGACAAGGGACAGAG GAGTTATATGGACATGCTGCAGAGGGTGAAGGAGCTGTGTCGCTACCTGCCTGGTCTAGAAGGAGAGACGAGGGCCCGGTGCTGCAGTCAGGTGGTCATCTGTGCTGCGCTTGTCCTCTTCCGTAGTGCCTTCTTCTACGTCTCAGCTGTACAGCCTGCACTGTTCCAGG gaATCAGTGGGTTGAGTTCAGGGCCGTGGATCCTTGTAGAGGATTTGAGCTCAGTGTACAGTGATGTGGAGGTGGAGCGAGGAGCACTGAAACATGCGCATAAGAAACGCAAACTAGCAGATGGAAGAGAGAAGACTATG AGCTCAGATGATGAGGAAGGTTTGGGAAAAGGCCGTGGTCGACACATTGTAGTAAACAAGAATGACATGCCCAACTGGTCAGAGACTTTGGAGAGCTTTCGCACAGCGAGAGAAAGCTGGGACCTTCTTCACTCCCATGATGGTTTGGAAGCTG AGTTCAAGAAGATCTGCGCCGCGTGGAAGACGGACAGCTGGCTGTGGTTCCGAATATTCCTCACCGACATGATTATATACCAG GGACAGTACCGTAAGGCCCTCTCTAGCCTGCACCAGATGGCTGCAGTGCAGCAGCCTCAGCCTGGGCCACAGAGTCCCTCAGGTCAGGCCAGTCTGGAGCACCACAGGGCCCTCATACAGCAGGCATCCTGCCACTACGCCCTGGGAGAGTACAGg ATGGCCTGTGAGAAGCTGCTTGAAGTTGTCAGTGGCCTAGTACCCCCAAACCAGGAGCCACCAAAGACCCCAGAGGATCAGGTTAGAGTCAAGCCCAAAACGAGGAAAG GTAATGACTTGAGATTACTTCCGTGCACCAGCAAATCTGTGCTGCCGTTCTGTCTCCAGCTGATGCTTGCCTGCTTTAAG CTCCGTGCCTTCACCGACAGTCGTGACGACCTGTCCCTTGGTCATGTGGTGGTGCTCCTGCAGTACGACTGGCCACAGGGCGAGATGCTGTTTTTAAAGGCAGTGGACAAAATCTGCCAACAAGGCAGTTTCCAGTATGAGAATTTCTTCAACTATGTCACCA ACATTGACATGCTGGAAGAGTTTGCATACCTGCGTACTCCAGAAGGAGGCAGAATTCAGCTGGAGCTGCTGCCCAATCAGGGAATGCTGATCAA GAACCCTAGCCCCGCCCTGGGGGTGGAGTTAAATACTCTCCTGCTACAAGGGGTGCAGACGATGGACAG ACACCACACAGTGACTCGAGGAATCACCAAAGGAGTGAAGGAGGATTTCCGTCTGGCCATGGAGAGGCAGGTGTCGCGTTGTGGGGAAAACCTGCTCGCTGTGCTTCACCGTTTCTGCATTAACGAAAAAATAATCATCATCCAGTCGCTCCCCTGA